The Solirubrobacterales bacterium genome has a window encoding:
- a CDS encoding alpha/beta hydrolase, producing the protein MNAARYSPISPLFRVCDGVRIRFADNKADSSAVTVLMLSPWPESLWAFRRIWDRVSGEARIVAIDLPGFGHSDGRPELIAPDATGTFLARLIEEWGLGAPHVVGPDVGTAAALFLAANAPDRVTSLTIGGGAVRFPIEAGGALKDVIEAPSLDDVRQLDARTNIGLAVEPVAGADSEPDVHEDYVSAYDLGRFAESARFVRHYPEQNPVLHDLLPSITTPAQITAGRDDDLVPWSNNEYLADLLPNSEIHPLDAGHFAWEEASDEYGRLIVEWVTGGFQRLGGPRTA; encoded by the coding sequence ATGAACGCAGCGAGGTATTCGCCCATCTCTCCACTCTTTCGAGTCTGCGACGGGGTGCGGATTCGGTTTGCCGACAACAAAGCGGACTCGTCGGCAGTAACCGTGTTGATGTTGAGCCCGTGGCCGGAGAGCCTCTGGGCGTTCCGGAGGATCTGGGACCGAGTGTCGGGGGAGGCGCGCATCGTCGCGATCGACCTGCCGGGCTTTGGCCACTCAGACGGTCGCCCGGAGCTGATCGCGCCGGATGCGACGGGCACGTTCCTCGCGCGCCTGATCGAGGAATGGGGCCTGGGCGCGCCACACGTGGTCGGTCCGGACGTGGGCACCGCCGCCGCGTTGTTCTTGGCGGCGAACGCTCCAGACCGCGTCACCAGCCTGACCATCGGTGGAGGCGCGGTGCGTTTTCCGATCGAAGCCGGCGGCGCGCTCAAAGATGTCATCGAAGCGCCGAGCCTCGACGACGTGCGACAACTGGACGCCCGAACCAACATCGGGTTAGCCGTCGAGCCCGTGGCCGGTGCCGATAGCGAGCCCGACGTCCATGAGGACTACGTCAGCGCTTATGACCTCGGGCGCTTTGCCGAGTCCGCTCGCTTTGTCCGCCACTACCCCGAGCAGAATCCGGTGCTGCACGATCTGTTGCCTTCAATCACCACGCCGGCTCAGATCACCGCTGGACGCGACGATGACTTGGTGCCGTGGTCCAACAACGAATACCTCGCCGACCTGCTGCCCAACAGCGAGATCCACCCGCTGGATGCCGGCCACTTCGCGTGGGAAGAGGCGTCCGATGAGTACGGGCGTCTCATCGTGGAGTGGGTCACCGGCGGCTTTCAGCGGCTCGGCGGCCCGCGGACGGCCTGA
- a CDS encoding TetR family transcriptional regulator — protein sequence MRSAAALVRQRGVHGVGLRQIVAHADGPRGSLQRYFPGGKTQLITEALQLAGAEVLDDTESGLVEAATLANAIDAIFAPWRQVLVESNFTMGCPLAATVVDACGEDRLRQEARALLDQWHDAVHAALVKFGVQESTAGDDASVLLAALEGALVLSRANQSTQPLDTVQRYFTTSLTQAAAS from the coding sequence GTGCGCAGCGCGGCCGCGCTGGTTCGCCAGCGCGGCGTTCACGGCGTCGGCCTTCGCCAGATCGTTGCCCACGCCGACGGCCCGCGTGGGTCCCTCCAGCGCTACTTCCCGGGCGGGAAGACGCAGCTCATCACCGAGGCGCTCCAACTGGCCGGCGCCGAGGTGCTGGACGACACCGAGTCAGGGCTCGTCGAGGCAGCCACACTGGCCAATGCGATCGACGCAATTTTCGCCCCCTGGCGTCAAGTGCTCGTCGAGAGCAACTTCACGATGGGATGTCCCCTCGCCGCGACCGTCGTAGATGCCTGCGGAGAGGACCGGCTACGGCAAGAGGCTCGCGCTCTCCTCGACCAGTGGCATGACGCGGTACACGCCGCCTTGGTCAAGTTCGGCGTCCAGGAGTCAACCGCAGGGGACGATGCCTCCGTACTCCTCGCGGCTCTCGAGGGCGCCCTTGTCTTGAGCCGAGCGAACCAAAGCACCCAGCCGCTCGACACGGTGCAGCGCTACTTCACCACCTCGCTGACGCAGGCCGCAGCCAGCTAA
- a CDS encoding PLDc N-terminal domain-containing protein: protein MAIPVAGILFLSNTLAGVLFVLIAIAWVLGLVDVVFKRHDLDRTKRLAWVLLIVILPIIGTVLYFALRPTLPDEAEKIISSRTRPS from the coding sequence ATGGCGATCCCGGTCGCAGGCATCCTCTTTCTCAGCAACACGCTGGCGGGGGTCCTCTTCGTCCTGATCGCGATCGCGTGGGTTCTCGGGCTCGTGGACGTGGTCTTCAAACGCCACGATCTCGACCGCACGAAGCGCCTGGCCTGGGTTCTGCTGATCGTGATCCTCCCGATCATCGGCACCGTCCTCTACTTCGCGCTGCGACCCACCCTTCCGGACGAGGCCGAGAAGATCATCTCGTCCAGAACTCGGCCTTCCTGA
- a CDS encoding lysylphosphatidylglycerol synthase transmembrane domain-containing protein has product MSEPTEATSKPASIGDRVERAIEDHANAEREIARGEADAGRTGSLARIAFWLAVTGISLYLVAPSLIDVLGSWRDLSQLALAWFPAMAALQLAALACLWVLQRIALKRAAWPDVINSQLAGNALAKIAPGGGALGAALQYRMLVQAGIERGRAVAGLTAANLLTFAVVLALPVLVAPAVIRGGVPRSLVEGTLIGLVAFGVLVAAGVAVLALDGPLAWIGRVVQRIRNRLRRHAPPLTRLPQRLMRERDRLLAILGPRWKRALLSAAGRWAFDYATLLAALAAVGSHPRPALVLLAFCAAQVLAQIPITPGGLGFVEAGLTATLALAGVAAGDAVLATFTYRLFSYWLPLPLGLAGATLHRRRYGREAPGS; this is encoded by the coding sequence GTGTCGGAGCCAACTGAGGCGACGTCGAAACCAGCCTCGATTGGTGATCGGGTCGAGCGGGCAATCGAAGATCACGCCAACGCCGAGCGCGAGATCGCCCGGGGCGAGGCTGACGCCGGACGGACAGGCAGCCTGGCACGAATCGCCTTCTGGCTCGCGGTCACCGGGATCTCGCTCTACCTCGTGGCCCCGAGCTTGATCGACGTGCTCGGATCGTGGCGCGATCTCTCTCAGCTCGCCCTCGCCTGGTTCCCGGCGATGGCCGCTCTTCAGCTGGCTGCCCTTGCCTGCCTCTGGGTGCTCCAGCGGATCGCCTTGAAGAGGGCGGCCTGGCCTGACGTCATCAACTCGCAGCTGGCCGGCAACGCGCTGGCCAAGATCGCGCCCGGGGGTGGGGCCCTGGGCGCCGCGCTTCAGTACCGCATGCTGGTCCAGGCGGGGATCGAGCGGGGGCGTGCCGTCGCAGGGCTGACGGCCGCGAACCTGCTGACCTTCGCGGTCGTGCTGGCGCTCCCAGTCCTGGTCGCGCCGGCGGTCATCCGCGGCGGGGTCCCGCGAAGCCTGGTCGAGGGGACCCTGATCGGCCTGGTGGCCTTTGGGGTGCTGGTCGCTGCCGGCGTAGCCGTCCTCGCCCTCGACGGCCCGCTGGCCTGGATCGGCCGGGTCGTGCAGCGCATTCGCAATCGGTTGCGGCGCCACGCTCCGCCGCTCACCCGCCTACCGCAACGACTGATGCGCGAGCGGGATCGGCTGCTCGCCATCTTGGGCCCCCGGTGGAAGCGAGCCCTCCTGTCAGCGGCGGGGCGCTGGGCGTTCGACTACGCAACGCTTCTGGCGGCCTTGGCGGCGGTCGGATCCCATCCGCGCCCGGCGCTCGTACTGCTGGCCTTCTGCGCCGCTCAGGTCCTGGCCCAGATCCCGATCACGCCCGGTGGGCTCGGCTTCGTCGAGGCGGGGCTGACCGCCACCCTGGCCCTTGCCGGGGTCGCGGCCGGGGACGCGGTGCTCGCCACCTTCACCTATCGCCTCTTCTCTTATTGGCTGCCGCTTCCGCTCGGCCTTGCCGGCGCCACGCTGCACCGCAGGCGCTATGGCCGGGAAGCTCCTGGGTCCTGA
- a CDS encoding MMPL family transporter, translating to MKQTRGIAARAGRWSAIHRKTAIWGWLAFVLVAFAIGGAVGTETLQSDELGVGESGRASRTIEGAFQRSAEELVLIQSDSVPVTDPRFRAVVADVQRRLEKVPYTKDFESPYAPGNSGQISADGRSVLLQFEITGDDTESKDRVGPALSAVSAAQAANPEFTIGESGDASIQKQIGDSITDDFKQALVTSLPITLLILLIAFGALVAAGVPILLALTAVIATIGLMGPISHISAVDESINEVILLIGLAVGVDYSMFYLRREREERESGRSESASLAAAAATSGRAVMISGFTVMIAMAGMYLAGASTFQSFATGTILVVAVAVVGSLTVLPATLAWLGDRIEKGGVPIIKDQPWNAGESTVWARILNPVLRHPVVSTVAAGGLLVVLAIPAFSLHTANPGVKSLPQDLSVIKTYNRMQEAFPGGPIPAIVAVSADDVSSPEVRSAIVELRHRAASNPHFQQPITTDVSPDQTVAQVSIPLAGDGDNSQSTAALAELRDTLIPETIGAVPGATADVTGYTADSEDFTDTMKSHAPLVFGFVLLAAFILLLFTFRSIVIPVKAIVLNLLSVGAAYGILVWIFQEGHLESVLDFKSTGSIVSWMPIFLFVVLFGLSMDYHVFILTRIREAFDRGMPSDEAVAHGIKTTAGVVTSAAVVMISVFAIFATLSLIIFKQLGVGLAMAVLIDATIIRGVLLPATMKLLGDWNWYLPSWLEWLPRVTHEPEVEPVGEDESDRARRGLEPERGPSPA from the coding sequence ATGAAGCAGACGCGGGGCATCGCCGCGCGCGCGGGGCGCTGGAGCGCCATCCATCGCAAGACCGCGATCTGGGGCTGGCTCGCGTTCGTCCTGGTGGCCTTTGCGATCGGCGGCGCGGTCGGGACAGAGACGCTTCAGTCCGACGAGTTGGGGGTCGGCGAATCCGGGCGCGCCTCCCGCACGATCGAGGGAGCGTTCCAACGGAGCGCCGAGGAGCTCGTCCTGATCCAAAGCGACTCCGTGCCGGTGACGGACCCGAGGTTCCGCGCGGTGGTGGCCGACGTGCAGCGGCGCCTGGAGAAGGTGCCCTACACCAAGGACTTCGAGAGCCCATACGCTCCGGGAAATAGCGGGCAGATATCCGCTGACGGACGCTCCGTCCTGCTCCAGTTTGAGATCACCGGCGACGACACCGAGTCGAAGGATCGGGTCGGCCCGGCGCTGTCGGCAGTCAGCGCGGCGCAGGCGGCAAATCCGGAGTTCACGATCGGCGAGTCCGGCGACGCCAGCATTCAGAAGCAGATCGGAGACTCGATCACTGACGACTTCAAGCAGGCGCTCGTCACATCCCTGCCGATCACCCTGCTGATCCTGCTGATCGCGTTCGGTGCTCTGGTTGCGGCCGGAGTACCGATTCTGCTGGCGCTCACTGCGGTAATCGCCACGATCGGCCTGATGGGCCCGATCAGCCACATCAGCGCCGTGGACGAGTCGATCAACGAGGTGATTCTGCTGATCGGCCTCGCGGTTGGGGTCGACTACTCGATGTTCTACCTGCGCCGCGAGCGCGAGGAGCGGGAATCGGGCCGCAGCGAATCGGCGTCGCTTGCTGCTGCTGCGGCGACCTCGGGGCGCGCGGTGATGATCTCCGGCTTCACGGTGATGATCGCGATGGCGGGGATGTACTTGGCCGGAGCATCGACATTCCAGTCATTTGCCACCGGCACGATCCTCGTCGTCGCGGTAGCGGTCGTGGGATCGCTGACGGTGCTCCCCGCGACCCTGGCCTGGCTCGGGGACAGGATCGAGAAGGGCGGCGTCCCGATCATCAAGGACCAGCCGTGGAACGCCGGCGAGAGCACCGTGTGGGCACGGATCCTGAACCCGGTCTTGCGCCACCCGGTGGTCTCAACCGTGGCCGCCGGCGGTCTGCTGGTGGTCCTTGCCATTCCCGCCTTCAGCCTGCACACGGCGAATCCGGGCGTCAAGAGCCTGCCGCAGGATCTCTCGGTGATCAAGACCTACAACCGAATGCAGGAAGCCTTCCCGGGTGGCCCGATCCCGGCCATAGTCGCGGTAAGCGCCGACGACGTGAGCTCGCCGGAGGTCAGGTCCGCAATCGTCGAGCTGCGCCACCGGGCCGCCTCGAACCCCCATTTCCAGCAGCCGATCACCACCGATGTCAGCCCCGATCAAACCGTTGCTCAGGTCAGCATCCCGCTGGCCGGCGATGGGGACAACTCGCAGTCGACGGCGGCGCTGGCGGAACTGCGGGACACGCTTATCCCCGAGACGATCGGCGCGGTGCCGGGCGCCACCGCGGACGTGACGGGCTACACGGCCGACTCGGAGGACTTCACGGACACGATGAAGTCGCACGCGCCGCTGGTGTTCGGATTCGTGCTGTTGGCCGCCTTCATCCTGCTGCTGTTCACGTTCCGCTCGATCGTGATCCCGGTGAAGGCGATCGTGCTCAACCTGCTCTCGGTTGGTGCGGCCTACGGGATCCTCGTCTGGATCTTCCAGGAGGGGCACCTGGAGTCGGTGCTCGACTTCAAGTCGACCGGCTCGATCGTGTCCTGGATGCCGATCTTCCTGTTCGTGGTTCTGTTCGGGCTCTCGATGGACTACCACGTGTTCATCCTCACGCGGATCCGCGAAGCCTTCGACCGTGGAATGCCGAGCGACGAGGCGGTGGCACATGGGATCAAGACCACCGCTGGCGTTGTGACCAGCGCCGCCGTGGTGATGATCTCTGTGTTCGCGATCTTCGCCACCCTCTCGCTGATCATCTTCAAGCAGCTGGGCGTCGGGCTGGCGATGGCGGTCCTGATCGACGCGACGATCATCCGCGGAGTGCTGCTCCCGGCGACGATGAAGCTGCTCGGTGATTGGAACTGGTACCTGCCGAGCTGGCTGGAGTGGCTACCCCGCGTCACCCACGAGCCCGAAGTGGAGCCCGTCGGCGAGGACGAGAGTGACCGAGCTCGAAGGGGGCTTGAGCCCGAGCGGGGTCCCAGTCCGGCCTGA
- a CDS encoding UPF0182 family protein codes for MATAVKPRIRTFIVLALVGLPLLVGVVLSQVTTDYLFFRELDQEDAFIRVQEVKALLVLVVGGFTASFLIGNAWLATRYAPSSVSRRFMPAAIAGCVLVAAMIGWSARGNWQTFLLWVHQQSFGVEDPLHHRDLGFFVFSLPFLETLSSLLIWIAALGAVLAIVIHTVTGAVNWRPLRATHPARVHLALLGSLALLLLAWRLHLATFSAELGQTHGGDSQPFPGPHYVDVHVRLLGLRVLSYVAVAAAIGLAAAPFLAAHGRVFAARRAAIFPVAALGIVAIVSQSWAPTLVQHYVVDPDPVAKQAPFLEHAIAGTRQAFGLDGVEVHRFVPTSRITSAEVRQSRHQLDNVQLWDSNVLALQMQQLASDTPFYRPTRMTLDAVPVRGGSRLTVIGERELDVDRARGGPSGWANDRLVYTHGFGAFRFSATRFNRDGRPVQDDRALPIRQPRIYFGRQQPNSPDWVVADTRRHEFDRPTASDAEQPTYHYPGSSGIDLSSPLLRAAFALRLDFLPLLVSKEFTSQSRIILHRDVLDRLQTVAPFIRWDPQPAALIVGGRIVFLASGYTVSDSYPYAERVRMAGADASYARLAVQATVDAYSGQVRLYTVEEPDPILRAWIDAFPDMFDPISEMPRGIRKRLRYPAALFDAQAALYKQFHTTHTDAFASGADAWSTPTSLAGPIEVAADIRFDEDDEDELRNRMTPSYRYATPAGADGPHLLRGAYYSPRDAQNLVGTLDGWINRRGVTKLSSRSLPRDQVTLGPAQASRLVFVTPRVANSLGIRNKELRDVGESSIDSVWLGNPHIVFFAGGVIQVQSVFDVSNGRGVAKMFGITAFLNGRAGIGDSVTAALRQAINLAPDVELHRLPDRLVANRAVPIRFQVSNGLTETARISSRDGTVLSKKLRVRNGTALVRWVPRKPGTYRLHVFVRGVDGSLIDKKSVITVRPGPPSGGPTVEFSRLPRSPVVDGPERIEFKVTRAVNEIVRIQSKDGTTLTWKRQVHSGSGAVNWVPQEAGPARLRIIVRGTDGQTVEQTTTLTVRKRRSARGP; via the coding sequence TTGGCGACGGCAGTCAAGCCGCGAATCCGCACGTTCATCGTGCTGGCCCTTGTCGGGCTGCCGCTGCTGGTGGGGGTGGTCCTTTCACAGGTCACCACGGACTATCTCTTCTTCCGGGAGCTCGACCAAGAGGACGCCTTCATCCGCGTGCAGGAAGTAAAGGCGCTGCTCGTCCTGGTCGTCGGTGGGTTCACCGCCTCGTTCCTGATCGGCAACGCCTGGCTTGCGACCCGCTATGCCCCGTCCTCCGTCTCCCGGCGCTTCATGCCCGCGGCTATTGCCGGCTGCGTGCTGGTCGCGGCGATGATCGGCTGGAGCGCCAGAGGGAACTGGCAGACGTTCCTGCTCTGGGTGCACCAGCAGTCCTTCGGTGTCGAGGATCCGCTCCATCACCGCGATCTCGGCTTCTTCGTCTTCTCGCTGCCCTTCCTCGAGACGCTCTCGAGCCTGCTGATCTGGATCGCCGCGCTGGGCGCAGTCCTGGCAATCGTCATCCACACCGTTACGGGCGCGGTCAACTGGCGACCGCTCAGGGCCACTCACCCCGCGCGCGTACATCTCGCATTGCTCGGAAGCCTCGCCCTGCTCCTTCTGGCTTGGCGCCTGCACCTGGCGACCTTCTCGGCGGAGCTGGGTCAGACACACGGAGGGGACAGCCAGCCGTTCCCCGGGCCGCATTACGTCGACGTACACGTCCGGTTGCTTGGCCTGCGCGTGCTCTCGTACGTCGCGGTAGCCGCGGCCATCGGCCTCGCGGCTGCGCCTTTCCTGGCGGCCCACGGGCGCGTCTTTGCAGCGAGGCGGGCGGCGATCTTCCCGGTGGCCGCGCTGGGGATCGTCGCGATCGTCTCCCAGTCGTGGGCACCAACGCTGGTCCAGCACTACGTGGTGGATCCCGACCCCGTCGCCAAACAGGCGCCCTTCCTCGAGCACGCGATCGCCGGCACCCGACAGGCCTTCGGGCTGGATGGCGTGGAAGTGCACCGTTTTGTGCCCACGTCGAGGATCACCTCCGCCGAGGTGAGGCAGAGCCGACACCAGCTCGACAACGTGCAGCTCTGGGACTCGAACGTCTTGGCGCTCCAGATGCAACAGCTCGCGAGCGACACGCCGTTCTATCGCCCCACGCGAATGACGCTCGACGCCGTCCCGGTGCGAGGAGGCTCACGTCTGACGGTCATCGGCGAGCGGGAGCTCGATGTTGATCGCGCCCGCGGGGGCCCGAGTGGGTGGGCCAACGATCGGCTCGTCTACACGCACGGCTTCGGAGCATTCCGGTTCTCGGCCACCCGATTCAACCGCGATGGCCGCCCTGTGCAGGATGACCGGGCGCTCCCCATTCGGCAGCCGCGCATCTACTTCGGCCGGCAGCAGCCGAACTCACCCGACTGGGTGGTGGCGGACACGCGGCGGCACGAGTTCGACCGACCCACGGCGTCCGATGCCGAACAGCCGACCTACCACTACCCGGGCTCCAGTGGGATCGACCTGTCCAGCCCGCTCTTGCGCGCGGCGTTCGCGCTCCGCCTGGACTTTCTGCCGCTGCTGGTCTCGAAGGAGTTCACGAGCCAGTCGCGGATCATTCTTCACCGGGACGTCCTCGACCGGCTGCAGACCGTGGCCCCGTTCATCCGCTGGGACCCGCAACCCGCCGCCCTGATCGTCGGGGGGCGAATCGTGTTCCTGGCCAGCGGCTACACCGTGAGCGACTCATATCCATATGCCGAGCGCGTCCGCATGGCCGGCGCGGACGCCAGCTACGCGCGGCTCGCCGTGCAGGCAACCGTCGACGCATACTCGGGGCAGGTCCGCCTCTACACCGTCGAAGAGCCGGATCCGATCCTTCGCGCTTGGATCGATGCGTTCCCCGACATGTTCGACCCGATTTCAGAGATGCCCCGCGGGATCCGCAAGCGCCTGCGCTATCCAGCGGCGTTGTTCGACGCGCAGGCTGCGCTCTACAAGCAATTTCACACGACCCACACCGACGCTTTTGCCAGCGGCGCCGACGCGTGGTCGACGCCCACCAGCCTGGCGGGCCCGATCGAGGTGGCCGCCGATATTCGCTTCGACGAGGACGACGAGGACGAGCTGCGAAACCGAATGACTCCCTCATATCGCTATGCGACGCCCGCCGGGGCGGATGGACCGCATCTGCTTCGCGGTGCCTACTACAGCCCCCGCGACGCTCAGAACCTCGTGGGGACCCTCGACGGATGGATCAACCGGCGGGGCGTGACCAAGCTGTCATCGCGCAGCCTGCCGCGCGACCAGGTCACGCTTGGGCCCGCGCAGGCCAGCAGGCTGGTGTTCGTTACCCCGCGCGTTGCCAATTCGCTGGGGATCCGTAACAAGGAACTGCGCGACGTCGGCGAGTCGTCGATCGACAGCGTCTGGCTCGGGAACCCGCACATCGTCTTCTTCGCCGGCGGGGTCATACAGGTGCAGTCCGTCTTTGACGTCTCAAACGGCCGCGGCGTCGCGAAGATGTTCGGAATCACCGCGTTCCTGAACGGGCGGGCCGGGATCGGCGACTCGGTGACCGCGGCCCTTCGCCAGGCGATCAACCTCGCGCCGGATGTTGAGCTCCACCGGCTCCCCGATCGGTTGGTTGCAAACCGTGCCGTTCCCATCCGATTCCAGGTGTCAAACGGCCTGACCGAGACGGCGCGGATCTCGTCGCGGGATGGGACCGTGTTGTCCAAGAAGCTCCGGGTGCGAAACGGAACGGCGCTGGTGCGATGGGTCCCGCGAAAGCCTGGTACCTACCGTCTACACGTATTCGTGCGCGGCGTGGACGGGAGCCTGATCGATAAGAAGAGTGTGATCACGGTTCGGCCCGGGCCTCCGAGCGGCGGACCCACCGTGGAGTTCAGCCGACTGCCGCGCTCGCCGGTCGTCGATGGTCCCGAGCGCATCGAATTCAAGGTCACCAGGGCCGTCAACGAGATCGTGCGGATCCAGTCCAAGGACGGGACCACCCTGACCTGGAAGCGTCAGGTGCATTCCGGTAGCGGCGCCGTCAACTGGGTTCCGCAGGAGGCGGGCCCCGCGCGGCTTCGGATCATCGTGCGCGGCACCGATGGCCAAACCGTGGAACAGACGACCACTCTCACGGTCCGCAAGCGCCGGTCAGCGCGCGGTCCGTAA
- a CDS encoding isocitrate lyase/phosphoenolpyruvate mutase family protein produces the protein MTEQERGAAFRALHEDEPFVIPNPWDAGSAKVLGSLGFRALATTSGGFAFTVGKLDGGVTLDQVIDHTRVIAAATDLPVSVDLENGHGHSPEDVARAITRAAEAGAVGGSIEDWDRDGAIYELDHGAERIAAAREAADALGFPFTLTARAENFLHGKPDLDDTIARLQAYERAGADVLYAPGLGTAEQIRTISDATGKPLNVLARSGLSMSEMADAGAQRVSVGSRFLWVAVAAMVSAAEGIRDSGDFSQLAVRVHPDEWLG, from the coding sequence GTGACCGAGCAGGAACGGGGGGCGGCCTTTCGAGCCTTGCACGAGGACGAACCGTTTGTGATCCCGAACCCGTGGGATGCAGGCTCGGCCAAGGTGCTCGGTTCGCTTGGCTTCAGAGCGCTAGCGACGACCAGCGGTGGGTTCGCGTTCACGGTCGGGAAGCTGGACGGCGGCGTGACGCTCGACCAGGTGATCGACCACACGCGGGTGATCGCCGCGGCTACCGACTTGCCGGTCTCGGTCGATCTTGAGAACGGCCATGGGCATTCTCCGGAGGACGTCGCGCGCGCCATCACCAGGGCCGCCGAGGCAGGCGCGGTCGGCGGCTCGATCGAGGACTGGGACCGCGACGGCGCCATTTACGAGCTCGACCACGGTGCCGAGCGGATCGCCGCGGCACGCGAAGCGGCCGATGCTCTCGGCTTTCCATTCACCCTCACCGCCCGGGCCGAGAACTTTCTGCATGGCAAGCCAGATCTCGACGACACCATCGCCCGCCTTCAGGCCTACGAGCGCGCCGGCGCCGATGTGCTCTACGCGCCCGGGCTTGGGACCGCGGAGCAGATCCGGACGATCTCCGACGCGACAGGCAAACCGCTAAACGTGCTCGCCCGCTCGGGCCTCTCGATGAGCGAAATGGCGGATGCCGGCGCTCAGCGAGTCAGTGTCGGGTCCCGGTTTCTCTGGGTTGCGGTCGCCGCCATGGTTTCGGCGGCAGAGGGAATTCGCGACTCCGGCGACTTCTCCCAGCTTGCCGTACGCGTGCACCCGGATGAGTGGCTGGGCTAG
- a CDS encoding glutathione S-transferase N-terminal domain-containing protein — MAEIPTLFVCHGDDGGPRVHPCRRVQDALRAAGIEYDKVIAAHGSPVPFLRKGSRDELRAATGTTKLPALKLPDGTVITHSRAILSWIKQQR; from the coding sequence ATGGCCGAGATCCCGACCCTGTTCGTGTGCCATGGCGACGACGGTGGGCCGCGCGTCCACCCGTGCCGCCGCGTGCAGGACGCCCTACGCGCCGCAGGCATCGAGTACGACAAGGTGATCGCCGCCCACGGCAGCCCGGTCCCTTTCCTGCGCAAGGGCTCGCGTGACGAACTGCGCGCAGCGACGGGAACGACGAAGCTGCCGGCCCTCAAGCTTCCCGACGGGACGGTCATCACCCACTCCCGCGCGATCCTCTCATGGATCAAGCAACAGCGGTAA
- a CDS encoding VOC family protein: protein MARANSRYVDPTEQLVCEVVARDIKRSVAFYRSLGFELLRDAGNFVELTWEDHRLFLAEVSAFQGVEPGDPVQGAGFPVANVRVMVANVDDCWKVANDVGAPVVVPIGDRYYGLRDFTIADPDGFGIRFASLLGTA, encoded by the coding sequence GTGGCCAGAGCGAACAGCCGATACGTGGACCCCACCGAACAGCTCGTCTGCGAAGTCGTCGCTCGCGACATCAAGCGGTCGGTCGCGTTCTATCGCTCGTTGGGCTTCGAACTCCTCCGGGACGCTGGCAACTTCGTAGAGCTGACCTGGGAAGACCATCGTCTGTTTCTCGCGGAAGTCTCAGCCTTCCAAGGTGTTGAACCCGGGGATCCCGTGCAGGGTGCTGGGTTTCCGGTCGCGAACGTCCGGGTCATGGTCGCGAACGTCGACGACTGCTGGAAGGTGGCAAACGACGTCGGGGCCCCGGTTGTCGTCCCGATCGGGGACCGCTACTACGGGCTGCGCGACTTCACGATCGCGGATCCCGACGGCTTCGGCATCAGATTCGCGTCGCTCCTGGGTACCGCCTAG